Proteins from one Halovivax limisalsi genomic window:
- a CDS encoding GNAT family N-acetyltransferase gives MIDVTRLSDDDQWNTYVDRSDQTTAFHRHEFLEAIADATETRLSLLVGKNGEHPIGILPVFEATKGPLRLVVSPPPHAGIPHLGPAMMLDPNIKYRKATLRTKEFLEACTEWIDDECDPHYVRIVTNPRYDEVRPFRWDGFEVTPRFTYELDIDRAESELLSSFSRDARTSIRDDYDPALEVADGGEVVRADAVDGESGRAGGAGRDGAGERSGRANEAERDPEYAIERGGEAAVERLAAQLERRFAEQGESFPLSAAFLTRIYRDLPDETVTAYELTVDGRPVSGRLSLTFDDRLTFWQGVPKPARSVDLPINDLLNWHSIREARAAGCSVAELSGANVERLWDYKAKFNPSLATYYTVERTATGVGPLLSLYKRWRA, from the coding sequence ATGATCGATGTGACGCGACTCTCCGACGACGACCAGTGGAACACGTACGTCGACAGATCGGACCAGACGACGGCCTTTCACCGGCACGAGTTCCTCGAGGCCATCGCCGACGCGACGGAGACGCGGCTCTCGCTGCTCGTCGGGAAGAACGGCGAGCACCCGATCGGCATCTTGCCAGTCTTCGAGGCGACGAAGGGGCCGCTCAGGCTGGTGGTCTCCCCGCCGCCCCACGCCGGCATTCCGCACCTGGGACCGGCGATGATGCTCGACCCGAACATCAAGTACCGGAAGGCCACCCTCCGGACGAAGGAGTTCCTCGAGGCCTGCACCGAGTGGATCGACGACGAGTGCGATCCCCACTACGTCCGGATCGTCACGAACCCGCGCTACGACGAGGTTCGGCCGTTCAGGTGGGACGGCTTCGAGGTCACGCCGCGATTCACCTACGAACTGGACATCGACCGGGCGGAGTCCGAACTGCTCAGTTCGTTCTCGCGGGACGCCCGGACCTCGATCCGGGACGACTACGATCCCGCCCTCGAGGTCGCGGACGGCGGCGAAGTCGTCCGCGCCGACGCAGTGGACGGGGAATCGGGGCGGGCGGGTGGGGCCGGTCGAGACGGGGCCGGCGAGCGATCGGGCCGGGCGAACGAAGCCGAACGGGACCCCGAGTACGCGATCGAGCGCGGCGGCGAGGCGGCGGTCGAACGGCTCGCCGCCCAGCTCGAGCGCCGATTCGCCGAACAGGGCGAGTCGTTCCCGCTCTCGGCGGCGTTCCTGACGCGGATCTACCGCGATCTCCCCGACGAGACGGTGACCGCCTACGAGCTGACCGTCGACGGCCGGCCCGTCTCCGGCCGGCTCTCGCTGACCTTCGACGACCGGCTCACGTTCTGGCAGGGCGTGCCGAAACCGGCCCGGTCCGTCGACCTGCCGATCAACGACCTGCTGAACTGGCACTCCATCCGCGAGGCGCGCGCCGCGGGCTGTTCGGTCGCCGAACTCTCGGGCGCCAACGTCGAGCGCCTCTGGGACTACAAGGCGAAGTTCAACCCGTCGCTCGCGACGTACTACACCGTCGAGCGAACCGCGACCGGCGTGGGGCCGCTGCTGTCGCTGTACAAGCGGTGGCGGGCGTGA
- the wecB gene encoding non-hydrolyzing UDP-N-acetylglucosamine 2-epimerase — protein MGGEGATRTERPASADERPHVLTVVGARPQFVKAAAVSRAFAGRFRETVVHTGQHYDEELSAIFFDELGLADPDHDLGVGSGTHATQTADVAVEVERVIDDVEPDAVLVYGDTNSTLAAAIAASKRPPTLVHVEAGLRSGDRSMPEEINRVATDHLSDVLYAPSEAAVATLEREGITETVAAPGDVMYDTLLAVHDRLSSGLIDPADELAGPSGPIDPRELPDSFVLATVHRAANTDDPDRLESIVDGLAAVDRPVVLPAHPRTVEALERDGAFERAADALELVDPVGYRTFLWLLERADCVATDSGGVQKEAFYLDTPCVTLRETTEWDETVEAGWNELVGADAAAIATAVDAASTPPEKPALYGDGVAAERIADDLERRLGPTDE, from the coding sequence ATGGGTGGCGAGGGAGCGACGAGGACCGAGCGGCCGGCGAGCGCGGACGAGCGGCCGCACGTGCTCACCGTGGTCGGGGCGCGACCGCAGTTCGTCAAGGCGGCCGCCGTCTCCCGGGCGTTCGCGGGGCGGTTCAGGGAAACGGTGGTCCACACCGGCCAGCACTACGACGAGGAACTGTCGGCGATCTTCTTCGACGAGCTCGGCCTGGCGGACCCCGACCACGACCTCGGCGTCGGGTCGGGGACGCACGCGACCCAGACCGCCGACGTCGCTGTCGAGGTCGAGCGGGTGATCGACGACGTCGAGCCCGACGCCGTCCTCGTCTACGGCGATACGAACTCGACGCTGGCGGCCGCGATCGCGGCGTCGAAGCGGCCGCCGACGCTGGTCCACGTCGAGGCGGGCCTGCGGTCCGGCGACCGGTCGATGCCCGAGGAGATCAACCGCGTCGCGACGGACCACCTCTCGGACGTCCTCTACGCCCCGAGCGAGGCGGCCGTCGCGACGCTCGAACGCGAGGGCATCACCGAGACCGTCGCCGCGCCAGGCGACGTCATGTACGACACGCTCCTTGCCGTCCACGACCGCCTGTCGTCGGGACTGATCGACCCCGCCGACGAGCTCGCCGGACCGTCGGGCCCGATCGATCCGCGCGAGTTACCCGATTCGTTCGTCCTCGCGACCGTCCACCGCGCGGCCAACACCGACGATCCGGACCGTCTGGAATCGATCGTCGACGGGCTCGCGGCCGTGGACCGACCGGTCGTCCTGCCCGCGCACCCGCGAACGGTGGAGGCCCTCGAACGCGACGGAGCGTTCGAACGCGCGGCGGACGCCCTCGAGCTGGTCGACCCGGTCGGCTACCGGACGTTCCTCTGGCTGCTGGAGCGGGCCGACTGCGTCGCGACCGACTCGGGCGGCGTCCAGAAGGAGGCGTTCTACCTCGATACGCCCTGCGTGACCCTCCGCGAGACGACCGAGTGGGACGAGACCGTCGAGGCGGGCTGGAACGAACTCGTCGGCGCGGACGCGGCCGCGATCGCGACCGCGGTCGACGCCGCGTCGACGCCGCCCGAGAAGCCCGCCCTCTACGGCGACGGCGTGGCCGCCGAACGCATCGCGGACGACCTCGAGCGGCGGCTGGGACCGACGGATGAGTGA
- a CDS encoding methyltransferase domain-containing protein: protein MSQQLHHTTDRPDLAGTLVCPDCSTRLGPGDLRCRDCETGTLEHDGVVSFRPDADDPPRWLGERDVEAFARSVADGSVRRAAREVDADDERRAAFLADVFDVRRELWQPLVAEHVGGRCLDLHAGFGRRSMVLADRAESVYAVDPSLANLRVAAARDDFDGADRVLPVHTTVDRLPFRTGSFDTIVADLSGGADVRSTLDRLTEYLAADGSLLVVADGWTRTAGLTDLLGLEGDRSAAGGDLRPGTAGGYRSLLRSLGFDDVTAYALVPSVSRPLYAFDVTCRDAIPAIFESYARDAGVAGRCVETAMGLLSRTGLLKRCYPSYLLACSNEPKPPAYAFSNPLVVAGRTRSVVLDFGSDGVDEIYKIPNSADHAPFTEREHRITSTLRATPAPIAASIPAGTTLDTAFGSARRVDPVAGRPLESAVDRNADSFERVLRIGLEWLADFHRSTAGDPIRRSPAAVREDLRLEPADVEPPAIDETLETRLTPVHGDFMAGNIYYEDGAVTSVIDWEYGARAASPVVDAGYLLLNTAAWIERDFEERVRTILCGDNEYARRARDLVRTYCDAVGLPSRTFEVYLPTAYLHQLAIDYEHESVSAVTTRSEEQVRRVRILFDAMDELTIAGGRR, encoded by the coding sequence ATGAGCCAACAGCTCCACCACACCACCGACCGTCCGGACCTCGCCGGCACCCTGGTCTGTCCCGACTGCTCGACGCGGCTCGGGCCGGGCGACCTGCGGTGTCGAGACTGCGAGACCGGCACCCTCGAGCACGACGGCGTCGTCTCCTTCCGACCGGACGCCGACGATCCACCCCGGTGGCTCGGCGAGCGCGACGTCGAGGCGTTCGCGCGGTCGGTCGCGGACGGGTCGGTTCGACGAGCGGCCCGCGAGGTCGACGCGGACGACGAGCGTCGGGCGGCGTTTCTCGCCGACGTCTTCGACGTGCGCCGCGAACTGTGGCAGCCCCTCGTCGCCGAGCACGTCGGCGGCCGGTGCCTCGATCTGCACGCGGGCTTCGGCCGCCGATCGATGGTGCTGGCCGACCGGGCCGAGTCGGTGTACGCGGTCGATCCCTCGCTGGCGAACCTGCGGGTCGCCGCCGCGCGGGACGATTTCGACGGCGCGGACCGCGTCCTCCCGGTGCACACGACCGTCGACCGACTGCCCTTCCGGACGGGATCGTTCGACACGATCGTCGCCGACCTCTCCGGCGGCGCGGACGTCCGTTCGACGCTCGACCGACTGACGGAGTACCTCGCCGCGGACGGCTCGTTGCTCGTCGTCGCCGACGGGTGGACGCGTACCGCCGGCCTCACCGACCTGCTCGGCCTCGAGGGCGACCGATCGGCTGCCGGCGGCGACCTGCGGCCCGGAACCGCCGGCGGCTACCGATCGCTGCTGCGGTCGCTGGGCTTCGACGACGTGACCGCCTACGCGCTGGTACCGAGCGTCTCCCGTCCGCTGTACGCGTTCGACGTCACGTGTCGGGACGCGATCCCCGCCATCTTCGAGTCGTACGCTCGTGACGCCGGCGTCGCCGGTCGGTGCGTCGAGACCGCGATGGGCCTCCTCTCGCGGACCGGCCTCCTGAAGCGATGTTATCCGTCCTACCTCCTCGCGTGCTCGAACGAGCCGAAACCGCCGGCGTACGCGTTCTCGAACCCGCTCGTCGTCGCGGGGCGGACGCGCTCGGTGGTCCTCGACTTCGGGTCCGACGGCGTCGACGAGATCTACAAGATACCCAACAGCGCCGACCACGCGCCGTTCACGGAGCGTGAACACCGCATCACGTCGACGTTGCGCGCGACGCCGGCGCCGATCGCCGCGTCGATCCCGGCCGGGACGACCCTCGACACCGCGTTCGGGTCCGCGAGGCGGGTCGATCCGGTCGCCGGACGGCCGCTCGAGTCGGCTGTCGACCGGAACGCGGACTCGTTCGAGCGCGTGCTCCGGATCGGCCTCGAGTGGCTGGCCGACTTCCACCGGTCGACCGCCGGCGATCCGATCCGCCGATCGCCGGCGGCCGTCCGGGAGGACCTGCGCCTGGAGCCGGCGGACGTCGAACCGCCGGCGATCGACGAGACACTCGAGACGCGCCTGACGCCCGTCCACGGCGATTTCATGGCCGGGAACATCTACTACGAGGACGGCGCGGTTACCTCCGTCATCGACTGGGAGTACGGCGCCCGGGCCGCGTCGCCGGTCGTCGACGCCGGCTACCTGCTCTTGAACACGGCCGCCTGGATCGAGCGCGATTTCGAGGAGCGCGTCCGGACGATCCTGTGCGGGGACAACGAGTACGCCCGGCGCGCACGCGACCTCGTTCGAACGTACTGCGACGCGGTCGGCTTGCCGTCCCGGACCTTCGAGGTCTACCTGCCGACGGCGTACTTACACCAGCTCGCGATCGATTACGAGCACGAGTCGGTCAGCGCGGTCACCACCCGCTCCGAGGAGCAGGTGCGCCGCGTGCGGATCCTCTTCGACGCGATGGACGAACTGACGATCGCCGGCGGTCGTCGGTGA
- a CDS encoding glycosyltransferase family 4 protein — MRVLQLTTNADATYVTNQIEALASLGVESDVLEVPRSGSDGRSAADYVRFCPTVRARDFSAYDLVHANFGLTIPAALSQRRVPVVTSLVGTDLMGRYGPLTKGFVRFCDDVIVVNPSMADRLSRDVHVIPHGIDLEQFRPIETDHARAVVDWPSEGYHVLFPYHPSRSVKNYPLAERVVATTDDRVAGDVELHTISGVDYDLIPYYMNAADALVLTSHREGSPSTVKEALACNTPVVATPVGDVPERLAGVEPGGVADSVDALAATLRETLAATEPPNGRDAVRSLGLERMGERILSVYRRVVE; from the coding sequence ATGCGCGTCCTCCAGCTCACGACGAACGCGGACGCGACGTACGTGACGAACCAGATCGAGGCGCTCGCCTCACTGGGCGTCGAGAGCGACGTCCTCGAGGTGCCCCGATCGGGATCGGACGGGCGATCCGCCGCGGACTACGTCCGGTTCTGTCCGACCGTTCGCGCCCGTGACTTCTCGGCCTACGACCTGGTGCACGCGAACTTCGGGCTGACGATCCCGGCGGCCCTGTCCCAGCGTCGCGTCCCGGTCGTGACGAGCCTGGTCGGCACCGACCTGATGGGGCGGTACGGCCCGCTGACGAAGGGGTTCGTCCGGTTCTGTGACGACGTCATCGTCGTCAATCCGTCCATGGCCGACCGGCTCTCGCGGGACGTACACGTCATCCCGCACGGGATCGACCTCGAACAGTTTCGCCCGATCGAGACCGACCACGCGCGGGCGGTCGTCGACTGGCCGAGCGAGGGCTACCACGTGCTCTTCCCGTACCACCCGAGTCGATCGGTGAAGAACTACCCGCTGGCCGAACGCGTCGTCGCGACGACCGACGACCGCGTGGCGGGCGACGTCGAGTTACACACCATCTCGGGCGTCGACTACGACCTGATCCCCTACTACATGAACGCCGCCGACGCGCTCGTGCTGACTTCTCACCGCGAGGGATCGCCGAGCACCGTCAAGGAAGCCCTCGCCTGTAACACGCCGGTCGTCGCGACGCCCGTCGGCGACGTCCCCGAGCGTCTCGCCGGCGTCGAGCCCGGCGGCGTCGCCGACTCCGTCGACGCGCTCGCCGCGACGCTCCGCGAGACCCTGGCCGCGACCGAGCCGCCGAACGGCCGCGACGCCGTCCGATCGCTCGGCCTCGAGCGGATGGGCGAGCGCATCCTGTCCGTCTACCGGCGCGTCGTCGAGTGA
- a CDS encoding CARDB domain-containing protein, with protein sequence MPIDPTNSHMFGPVPRRARRQIHRTSSIAPYRRRTALALLATTILLLALIAGPPVGLGAGAQDDRDERASSAAVESRGYAVVQGDRCAPIEALGDGSETVEAFYDYRTPETEPSAYAYSSYGTTHLQADDTSSLFLYEGADGLSLVLIHDRLDGETAGGSITMGFEDLPADGEWAVEDDDYDGRDDEFAHDGDASRITWVWSEGRTDGAAFSGLGDEFAVTIAPAFNEAADFRYTDDGYDGQITDWQVLSGEERDPDRTSLDPGESIVVRSAGCSAVTDVTLTSPVTVGDDVTIEATVRNDGERSETVTVPFVVNGTTVDERTLTLEAGETATVETTVTAETAGVTGVAAGEVATEFEAAEPATDEPFDARWLGVVGAATAVGALALVVIRLRR encoded by the coding sequence GTGCCTATCGATCCGACCAACAGTCACATGTTCGGACCCGTTCCCCGCCGAGCCCGGCGGCAGATCCATCGCACCTCGTCGATCGCCCCGTATCGTCGACGCACGGCGCTCGCGCTCCTCGCGACGACGATTCTCCTCCTCGCGCTGATCGCCGGCCCGCCGGTCGGTCTCGGCGCCGGCGCCCAGGACGACCGCGACGAACGGGCATCGAGCGCCGCGGTCGAATCGCGAGGCTACGCCGTCGTCCAGGGGGACCGCTGCGCTCCGATCGAAGCGCTCGGCGACGGCTCCGAGACGGTGGAGGCGTTCTACGACTATCGCACGCCCGAGACCGAGCCGTCGGCCTACGCGTACAGCTCCTACGGTACCACCCATCTCCAGGCCGACGACACCAGCTCCCTCTTCCTGTACGAGGGAGCCGACGGGCTGAGCCTCGTCCTGATCCACGATCGCCTCGACGGCGAGACGGCCGGCGGCTCGATCACCATGGGGTTCGAAGACCTGCCGGCCGACGGCGAGTGGGCCGTCGAGGACGACGACTACGACGGCCGGGACGACGAATTCGCCCACGACGGCGACGCGAGTCGCATCACGTGGGTCTGGTCCGAGGGTCGGACCGACGGCGCGGCGTTTTCCGGGCTCGGCGACGAGTTCGCGGTGACGATCGCGCCCGCGTTCAACGAGGCGGCGGATTTCCGGTACACCGATGACGGGTACGACGGGCAGATAACGGACTGGCAGGTCCTCTCGGGCGAGGAACGCGACCCGGACCGAACGTCGCTCGACCCGGGCGAATCGATCGTCGTGCGGTCGGCGGGCTGTTCGGCCGTGACCGACGTCACTCTCACGTCGCCGGTGACGGTCGGCGACGACGTGACGATCGAGGCGACCGTGCGTAACGACGGCGAGCGGTCGGAGACCGTGACCGTCCCGTTCGTCGTGAACGGGACGACCGTCGACGAGCGGACGCTGACGCTCGAGGCGGGCGAGACGGCGACCGTCGAGACGACGGTCACCGCAGAGACGGCGGGCGTGACCGGCGTCGCCGCGGGCGAGGTGGCGACCGAGTTCGAGGCGGCCGAACCGGCGACCGACGAACCGTTCGACGCCCGCTGGCTCGGTGTCGTCGGCGCGGCGACCGCCGTCGGTGCGCTCGCGCTGGTCGTGATCCGTCTGCGGCGCTGA
- a CDS encoding flippase, with amino-acid sequence MTALSADVLRGITVSFVSRVVHITTNGLLVVLLAGTLLAPDEYGRLFLVVSIVGIARLFADLGIARSAARYVSEYKETDASQVPHIVASSLRYRVALVAIVCAALLLGRSLFADVLDEPALAGLLVLGAAFLAFQSIKVYHVTLFQGFSRVDYSAVVSIVDNVGRIALVVGFVALGWGVAGALLGYVVASVLSAAVGLVLLYLRFYRGHDRAERPEAGLRRRILEYSVPLTASRSANVIDRRVDIILVGFFLNPAAVGFYTLGKQISEFVEAPAGSVGFALSPVYGEEKANDATDRAAGLYELSVEYVLLCYVPAVVGLAVVAEPAILLVFGDAYAPAIPVLQLLSLFVLFKAINSVTTQALDYLGRARQRAVVKGITSAANFGLNVLLIPTMGVAGAALATVVTYGAYSLSNVVIMHRELAVGWRRLSRVAAGASAISLVMGGFVVFLSPYITDLLTLAGVVGVGVAVWAVLATASGLLDVERIVDAVA; translated from the coding sequence ATGACGGCTCTCTCGGCCGACGTCCTTCGGGGCATCACGGTGTCGTTCGTCTCCCGAGTCGTACACATCACGACGAACGGACTGCTCGTCGTCCTGCTGGCCGGTACCCTCCTCGCTCCCGACGAGTACGGCCGCCTGTTTCTGGTCGTCTCGATCGTCGGCATCGCCCGGCTCTTCGCCGACCTGGGCATCGCCCGCTCGGCGGCCCGGTACGTCTCCGAGTACAAGGAGACGGACGCCTCGCAGGTGCCCCACATCGTCGCCTCGTCGCTGCGCTACCGCGTCGCCCTCGTCGCGATCGTCTGCGCGGCGTTGCTACTGGGTCGGTCCCTCTTCGCCGACGTTCTCGACGAACCCGCGCTCGCGGGCTTGCTCGTCCTCGGCGCGGCGTTCCTCGCGTTCCAGTCGATCAAGGTCTATCACGTCACGCTGTTCCAGGGCTTTTCCCGCGTCGACTACAGCGCCGTCGTCTCGATCGTCGACAACGTCGGCCGGATCGCCCTCGTCGTCGGGTTCGTCGCGCTCGGCTGGGGCGTCGCCGGCGCGCTGCTCGGCTACGTCGTCGCGTCGGTCCTGTCGGCGGCGGTCGGCCTCGTACTACTCTACCTTCGCTTCTATCGCGGGCACGACCGAGCCGAGCGGCCGGAAGCCGGACTGCGCCGACGAATCCTCGAGTACAGCGTGCCGCTGACGGCCTCGCGGAGCGCGAACGTCATCGACCGGCGCGTCGACATCATCCTCGTCGGGTTCTTCCTGAACCCCGCCGCCGTCGGCTTCTACACCCTCGGCAAGCAGATCTCCGAGTTCGTCGAGGCGCCGGCCGGCTCCGTCGGCTTCGCCCTCTCGCCGGTCTACGGCGAGGAGAAGGCCAACGACGCCACCGACCGCGCGGCGGGCCTGTACGAGCTGTCGGTCGAGTACGTCCTGCTCTGTTACGTCCCCGCGGTCGTCGGGCTGGCGGTCGTCGCCGAACCCGCGATCCTGCTCGTCTTCGGCGACGCGTACGCGCCAGCGATCCCGGTGCTCCAGCTGCTCAGCCTGTTCGTCCTGTTCAAGGCGATCAACAGCGTCACGACCCAGGCGCTCGACTACCTCGGCCGGGCCCGCCAGCGCGCGGTCGTGAAGGGGATCACCTCGGCGGCTAACTTCGGGCTGAACGTCCTGCTCATCCCGACGATGGGCGTCGCCGGCGCCGCGCTCGCGACGGTCGTCACCTACGGCGCCTACTCGCTGTCCAACGTGGTCATCATGCACCGCGAACTCGCGGTCGGCTGGCGTCGCCTCTCACGGGTCGCGGCCGGCGCGAGCGCGATCTCGCTGGTGATGGGCGGCTTCGTCGTCTTCCTCTCGCCGTACATCACCGACCTCCTCACGCTCGCGGGGGTCGTCGGGGTCGGGGTGGCCGTCTGGGCGGTGCTCGCGACGGCGAGCGGCCTCCTCGACGTCGAGCGCATCGTCGACGCCGTCGCCTGA
- a CDS encoding polysaccharide deacetylase family protein, translated as MSDRERAVDGLPSQTGGEPGDAVTLDLSLPPEARRDRSAVPENASFALCLTHDVDRPYKGIRSLYYGLTERSTYHLRTAVSGENPYWQFEEIAELEDELGVRSAFYFLNEQHLLAERPVRDWLWPTSWVQHVGRYDPTSPPISDVVERLAAGGWEVGLHGSFHSPDDRERLREEVDALRTVLARVGTPETEAESTETPKGPTGAPTVTGGRQHYLRLSIPDTWRHHRAIGLRYDASLGSGTRCGFHHGYHPIRPFGDDFRVFPLTIMEQALPDPADDPDGARARCEALLREAARNEAVMTVLWHPRYFNEREFPGYRSLYRWLVRRAQELDAWVGPPRDLLETRAIEQTAESPQAVSAARNPVRTD; from the coding sequence ATGAGTGACCGCGAACGAGCCGTGGACGGACTTCCGAGTCAGACCGGCGGTGAGCCGGGCGATGCCGTCACCCTCGACCTGTCTCTCCCGCCCGAGGCCCGCCGGGATCGGTCGGCGGTGCCGGAGAACGCCTCGTTCGCCCTCTGTCTCACCCACGACGTCGACCGGCCGTACAAGGGGATTCGGTCGCTGTACTACGGGCTGACCGAACGCTCGACGTACCACCTCCGAACGGCCGTCTCCGGGGAGAACCCCTACTGGCAGTTCGAGGAGATCGCCGAACTCGAGGACGAGCTGGGGGTTCGGTCGGCCTTCTACTTCCTCAACGAGCAGCACCTGCTGGCCGAGCGGCCGGTGCGCGACTGGCTCTGGCCGACCAGCTGGGTCCAGCACGTCGGCCGGTACGACCCGACGAGCCCGCCGATCAGCGACGTCGTCGAGCGCCTCGCCGCGGGCGGCTGGGAGGTCGGCCTCCACGGCTCCTTCCACTCGCCCGACGATCGCGAGCGCCTCCGCGAGGAGGTCGACGCGCTCCGAACCGTGCTGGCGAGGGTCGGGACGCCGGAGACGGAGGCGGAGTCGACGGAGACGCCGAAGGGACCGACAGGCGCGCCGACCGTCACCGGCGGCCGGCAACACTACCTCCGGCTGTCGATTCCCGACACCTGGCGCCACCACCGGGCGATCGGGCTGCGCTACGACGCCAGCCTCGGCTCCGGGACCCGCTGTGGCTTCCACCACGGCTACCACCCGATCCGCCCGTTCGGCGACGACTTCCGGGTCTTCCCGCTGACGATCATGGAACAGGCGCTGCCCGATCCGGCCGACGACCCCGACGGGGCGCGAGCCCGCTGCGAGGCGCTCCTGCGCGAGGCGGCGCGAAACGAGGCGGTGATGACCGTCCTCTGGCACCCGCGCTACTTCAACGAGCGCGAGTTCCCCGGCTACCGGTCGCTCTACCGGTGGCTCGTCCGCCGAGCGCAGGAACTGGACGCCTGGGTCGGGCCGCCGCGCGACCTGCTCGAGACCAGGGCGATCGAACAGACCGCCGAGAGCCCGCAGGCGGTTTCGGCGGCGCGAAATCCCGTCCGAACCGACTGA
- a CDS encoding glycosyltransferase family 2 protein produces MYDGQTVGVVIPAYNEAGFVGRVIETLPEIVDRAYVVDDCSTDDTWSEIEAAAAAVNDRSAASGTPRPFPAAVGGTSLGTRGASDGDGSSDGEISCAELVAPSSNPALHTDGGRVRADDEQGSQTESPLSRTDQRRTDGASSDQRADAAIDGDRNETPDDERADGPFHPRVVAVRHERNRGVGGAVKSGYRLARVDDVDVVGVMNGDGQMDPAIFERIVEPVAAGRAGYAKGDRLSNPDHRAPMPRWRLFGNAVLTLLTKCVSGYWGMNDPQNGYTAISSEALASIDVDRLYDGYGFCNDVLVHLNVANVRIEDVPMAAKYGDEQSHISLASFVPTLSWLLAKRASWRYANQYVLGGPHPLAAVIGLGVLASIIGIAGLGVEVATGGPGIDGLVTAASFLAIGALCLALLVAGDRLVSDPLGPDGPRALGGEQS; encoded by the coding sequence ATGTACGATGGCCAGACTGTCGGCGTCGTGATTCCCGCGTACAACGAAGCGGGATTCGTCGGGCGGGTGATCGAGACCCTGCCCGAGATCGTCGATCGGGCGTACGTCGTCGACGACTGCTCGACCGACGACACCTGGTCCGAGATCGAGGCCGCGGCCGCCGCGGTCAACGATCGGTCGGCGGCGAGCGGAACCCCCCGCCCGTTCCCCGCCGCGGTCGGGGGGACGTCGCTCGGGACGCGGGGAGCATCCGACGGCGACGGGAGTTCGGACGGGGAGATCAGCTGTGCCGAGCTCGTCGCACCCTCGTCGAACCCCGCTCTCCACACGGACGGCGGGCGCGTCCGCGCCGACGACGAACAGGGTTCGCAGACGGAGTCACCGCTGTCCCGGACCGACCAGCGCCGAACGGACGGAGCGTCATCCGACCAGCGGGCGGACGCGGCGATCGACGGCGATCGGAACGAAACGCCGGACGACGAGCGAGCGGACGGTCCCTTTCACCCGCGCGTCGTCGCGGTCCGCCACGAGCGAAATCGGGGCGTCGGCGGCGCGGTCAAGTCCGGGTATCGGCTCGCGCGGGTCGACGACGTCGACGTCGTCGGGGTGATGAACGGCGACGGACAGATGGACCCGGCCATCTTCGAGCGGATCGTCGAACCGGTGGCCGCCGGGCGCGCGGGCTACGCCAAGGGGGATCGCCTCTCGAACCCCGACCACCGCGCGCCGATGCCGCGCTGGCGCCTGTTCGGCAACGCCGTCCTGACGCTCCTGACGAAGTGCGTCAGCGGCTACTGGGGGATGAACGACCCGCAGAACGGCTACACGGCGATCTCGAGCGAGGCGCTCGCGTCGATCGACGTCGACCGGCTCTACGACGGATACGGCTTCTGCAACGACGTGCTGGTCCACCTGAACGTCGCCAATGTCCGCATCGAAGACGTCCCGATGGCGGCCAAGTACGGCGACGAGCAGAGTCACATCAGCCTCGCGAGCTTCGTCCCGACGCTCTCGTGGCTGCTCGCGAAACGGGCGAGCTGGCGCTACGCGAACCAGTACGTCCTCGGCGGGCCGCACCCGCTCGCGGCCGTCATCGGCCTCGGCGTGCTGGCGAGCATCATCGGGATCGCTGGACTCGGCGTCGAAGTCGCGACCGGCGGTCCGGGCATCGACGGCCTCGTGACGGCCGCGTCGTTCCTCGCGATCGGCGCCCTCTGTCTCGCCCTCCTCGTCGCGGGGGATCGCCTCGTCAGCGACCCGCTCGGCCCCGACGGGCCGCGCGCGCTCGGAGGGGAGCAATCGTGA